In Tistrella mobilis, the genomic window TGATCGTCAGCCTGTTCTGCGGCATGGCCGCAGCGGTGGTCACGCTGTTCAACCATGATCTGCTGATCGGCCTGTTCCTCTGGGGGGCCGGCTATCTGGATCAGGGCGACTGGCAGACCACGCAGACCCTGCTTGCCCGGGTGCTGCCGCTGGCCCTGCTGTCCCTGCTGCTGATCCGGCCGATCACCCTGCTCGGGCTGGATGACCGCGCCGCGCGCGGGCTGGGGCTGAACGTCGCCGGGTTCCGACTGGCAGCGATGGGGGCGGCCGTGGCACTGACCGCGGTGATCGTGGCCGCGGTCGGTATCATCAGCTTCATCGGCCTCGCCGCCCCGGCAATCGCCCGTCTGGCCGGCGCCCGGCGCCCGGTCGCGCAGCTGCTGGCGGCCCCGGTGATCGGCGCCCTGCTGCTGCTGATCACCGATCAGCTGGTGCTGCTTCTGCCCACCACCTATCGCGCCTTTCCGACCGGCGCCATGACCGCGATCCTGGGTGCGCCGCTGCTGCTGATCCTGCTGCCCCGACTGGCGGCGGCCGAGCCGCCGGTGCTGCGCCGGCATGCGCCCGTCCACCGGGCCGCCCATCCCTGGCGTCTGGTCGCCCTGATCGCCGGCCTGACCCTGATCGTCTTTGCCGGCGCACTGCTGATCACCGGCGATGCCACAGGGCCGGTTGCCGGCCATGCCGACGAGATCATCGCCTACCGCCTGCCGCGGGCGCTCGCCGCCTTCGCGGGCGGGCTGTCGCTGGCCATCGCCGGCACCATCCTCCAGCGCATGACCGGCAACCCGCTCGCCGCCCCGGAAGTGCTCGGCATTTCCTCGGGGGCCATGCTCGGCATCATCGCGGTGATGTTGCTGGCGGCAAGCCCCACCCGCCCCCTGCAGATCGCCGGCGGGGCCGCGGGCGCCGTCCTGATGCTGGGACTGATCCTGGCGCTGACCCGCCGTCAGGCTTTTTCGGGGCTGCGCCTGCTGCTGGCCGGCATCGCCATGAGCTCGATCACCGGCCTCGTGGTCGCGGTGCTCCAGACCTTTCAGGACCCGCGCCTCGGCCAGTTGCTCGCCTGGCTGTCGGGCTCGACCTATGCCACCTCGCTGACCGAAGCCCTGCTGGCACTGGGCCTCGGCCTTGCGGCGCTGGCCTTCACCCCCCTGATGCTGCGCTGGCTGCAACTGCTGCCGCTGGGCGGCCGGTTCGCCCGCACGCTCGGCATGCCGGTCGCCCGGGCCAATATCGCGCTGCTGCTCCTGGTCGCGCTGCTGTCCGCCAGCGCCACCATCCTGGTCGGCCCGCTCGCCTTCGTCGGCATCATGGGGCCGCATTTCGCCCGTCTGAGCGGGCTGGTCCGGCCGGCGGAACAGCTGGCCGGTGCCGCCCTCTTCGGCGGGCTCATCCTGCTTGCCGCCGACTGGGCCGGGCGGGTGGTCATCTTCCCCTACCAGATCCCCGCAGGCCTGCTCGCCGCCCTGATCGGCGGGCCGGTGCTGCTGCTGCTGATCGGACGCCGTTCATGACCGACACCCCCGATGACGGTTACCGCCTGCTCCGGGTGACCGCGATCACCGATCCCGGGCCGCATCTGCGCCGCCTCAGGCTGGAAGGTCCGGATCTCGCCCGCTTCGCGACGGATGACGATCTCCATGTCCGGCTCTGGCTTCCGGACGAGGCCGGCGGTCCGCCGCCGCGCCCGATGCTCGGCCCCGACGGCCGGCCGCTGGGGGCGGCCCGCGGCATGGCGGGTGCCATGCGCTATTACACCATCCGCCGGATCGATCCGTCGGCCGGCTGGCTGGAGGTCGATTTCGTCCTGCACGAGGCCTCGGGCCCCGGGGCGGATTTCGCCCGCCGGGCCGTGCCCGGTGCCGCCTGCGGCATGTCGGGCCCCTGCGGCCGCG contains:
- the fhuB gene encoding Fe(3+)-hydroxamate ABC transporter permease FhuB — translated: MTAARRPPPILLPLAIAGFAIAALLLIVTNLAALVPPALWPDALLTPDPADTVQVLAHYAFLPRVSVALLAGGGLALAGAMLQYVLRNPLAEPATLGISAGAQLALTIATLQAPWAFGIGSEGVALLGAALAFCLVLGLSAARGLSPVSVTLAGLIVSLFCGMAAAVVTLFNHDLLIGLFLWGAGYLDQGDWQTTQTLLARVLPLALLSLLLIRPITLLGLDDRAARGLGLNVAGFRLAAMGAAVALTAVIVAAVGIISFIGLAAPAIARLAGARRPVAQLLAAPVIGALLLLITDQLVLLLPTTYRAFPTGAMTAILGAPLLLILLPRLAAAEPPVLRRHAPVHRAAHPWRLVALIAGLTLIVFAGALLITGDATGPVAGHADEIIAYRLPRALAAFAGGLSLAIAGTILQRMTGNPLAAPEVLGISSGAMLGIIAVMLLAASPTRPLQIAGGAAGAVLMLGLILALTRRQAFSGLRLLLAGIAMSSITGLVVAVLQTFQDPRLGQLLAWLSGSTYATSLTEALLALGLGLAALAFTPLMLRWLQLLPLGGRFARTLGMPVARANIALLLLVALLSASATILVGPLAFVGIMGPHFARLSGLVRPAEQLAGAALFGGLILLAADWAGRVVIFPYQIPAGLLAALIGGPVLLLLIGRRS
- a CDS encoding siderophore-interacting protein, encoding MTDTPDDGYRLLRVTAITDPGPHLRRLRLEGPDLARFATDDDLHVRLWLPDEAGGPPPRPMLGPDGRPLGAARGMAGAMRYYTIRRIDPSAGWLEVDFVLHEASGPGADFARRAVPGAACGMSGPCGRGVSSARRYLLGGDETALPAIARIAEGLGADTTGLALIEVDGPEDVLPFDHPPGLAVSWIFRRDGVRDPLAAALGPLLPGFGGADDFVWIAGEFDQLQTLKPRLAALPRSRQLCVPYWRRSETRS